From the genome of Tripterygium wilfordii isolate XIE 37 chromosome 6, ASM1340144v1, whole genome shotgun sequence:
AATGCTGATATTGTCATGCCACATAGACTTGGGATGGCTTGGGCTATCAAAATGTTGTGCAACATAGCATTTTCGTATTTGCCCTCACTATTTTAGTCTGTTGCTAGGTTAATATCAAATCAGCCTTAGGATACAACAAAGCCACAAACTAGTGTCGCTCTTCTTAGTCCTTCCTTCTATTTTGGGATATTCCAAACTAGTGTCGctcttcttcattaattaataattttgttgttatatttcaaaattacccttgaATCTTTAATTATCCTTgtttcaagggaaaaaaaagtattgtCATAAATAAGGGTAAATTTGGAATAATATGATTATTTTGTATAGTTGAATTGCATTAGATGATATCCCCTTAAAAAGTTGGATTTTTAAAGGATGACAAACACAAATTTGTACTTCCCTCGAACATGTATTCAAATACATGGTAGAATCAATTTCTCATGAAGAGTTTAAAACTATTATTCTTTTTTCATGTGGGACTTGATTTTCACTATTTATTTCAACTAGTCTTGCAATCTACATCAACATTACTAAGGTGACAAGGCTACGCGTGTAAGTTCAGGGTCCCAACTTGTTTGGTCTAGTTGTATGGGCCTTCAGGTTTGGTTGGCTGTTGGACCCCGTCATCTAGATTCTCAATTTGCACTAGGCCCATCTAATGTTATATCCAAATGAATCGAGTATTACTTCTCATGATGTCATTGTGGCATTTTGAATTCGTGGGACTAGCAAACATAATGCAGAATGCTCACATGCGGATGTCCGTGTTACGGGCGTCTATTTTTTTCACTAAGTCAAAGAGTTTGACTTTGGATTTCCCTGCCACACAAGCCCCTTGTCATTGATGTTCTCTTAATCCCTTACGAATGCATGATAGAACTTTTGACCAAGAACTGATGGCATGCAGACATGAAAGATGGAATAGAAGGAGGAGAGTGGGTCTTTggcaataagagagagagagagagtgagctGAACTCCATTAGGCCATTATGATCATAAGCTCTTTAGTCTCTACATGTCTGATAACTTAACCACTCAAAGGACAAGCATGAGAAACTGCTCTGCACGCCAACCTCAAGTTTAGGTGTACAGTGAATGTCAAAAGGGCGAGATTGTGTAGACCCAAATGTTCAAAGGAcaagcgtgaaaaacttatgtggGCGCAAGCCCCAAGCTTAGGACTATATCGAATCTCCAAATAACAAGTTTATATATACCCACAAAGGATGTACAAAGGACAAGCGTGGAAAACTTTTGTGCAGGCGAGCCCCAAGTTTAGGTCCAAATCAAATGTCCAAAAGACACGTCAAAATCgaatgtccaaatgacaaacttgtattaTGTCtcagttttaaaaaaatgtctaATAACTTACCAAGAAAACCAGAATGAAATACTACTAACCAAAGTCATGTAACTTTCGTTTATAATCACATTATTGTGTAGTGAAAAATCATACATTAACCCTACCATTCAACCATCTTCTTAGTTAgtgtcaaaaataaaattgactcATTTAGACATGAATTAATTCTTACTTGGATCAATGGACCCATCCATCACTCCACTCCGAACAGAAGGATTTGGAGAAAACCAGGTTACAAAAAACACTACTCATATAACTTGCAACAGCAATTTTAAACCGTTGGAATCTCAGAAAAATAGACACTCAACTTCTTTAGGGGTTTTATGTAAGCCAAAAATTGATATGCTTAACTAGTGCCAATAAGGTACACATACAAATCCAACAGCAATACTGAATGTGTAGGCAAATAAACAAAATTGTAAAAGCTTCTGACCCCAACAAGGTCCTTCGATAAAGAAATTGTTTCAATCTTCTTCCTCGGCCTCATTCTCAGCGATGTTGAAGTACCTCAGCTCATAAACATTGCGATCTTTGTTGGATGCGATCACCCGGAGCCAATCCCTTACATTGTGCTTCTTCAAGTACTTCTTTGTCAAATACTTGAGATACCTGAATGACAGCAGAGAAGAGAGAAAGTGAATGTTAAACCATGATGCTATAGATCCAGAAGTAACAAGTTGCCACTCACATGAAACACTGCCTCACCCAGGAAAACATGCAAAGCCAGAGAAGTTTGATACTTCAAACATCAAGGAAAGTAACACTAGGTTTTACTGTACATTTAACCAGGCAATTCAAGGAGGACAAAATTATCTAAATAACTCAACACATGAGCAGAGGAATGGACAAGAGACAAAACAGGTTATAATCAAGTAAACGGTTAGTACCTTACAGTAACAATGACAAATGACCCACAGCTGGATAAGACAATCGTCAACACTCCCAAGAACTAAAACCCAATTGCTTAAGCGAGGAATTTAACTTTAGCCTCGATTTATTAAGAATACAATACCCTCATGATTCCAAAGGGACAATAATCCCCACATGAGGTTTCATGAAACAATACACCCTTGACTCGGTAAAGCATTCGTTTAACAGAAGACTTGTTGCAATAAATTTGATGTATGGGATCATCTGTTTGTCAAAATAAAGGGGAATTTAGTCTCGAAAAAGGGAAATGCAAACTATCACTACAATGCACATATACTCTTGAGTCATCTCTGCTTGTCATCGTAAATGGATTTCTGGGACCGGTTCTACTAAGGGAAAAGGAAGCTTACTGTTCTAGTACTTCCAATTCTTAACTCTTTATTATTACCAGAACATGAACCATTACAACAAACGGTTCCAACAGGAGCCAGTCTGATTTAGCCCATCAtatacacaaaaaaatttaattcatTGTTATATGGAGAGTCTAGCAAGTCCAGACTCCAGAGTGCTAAGTCAGTAACTTGACAATCACATAAAATGCAGATAACAAATCTACTACAGAGCATTACTTCACCATTAAAAATAATGAACACCACGGAGCAATAGCTCAGTTGGTTATATCTCCAGGCTTAGAGTAGACACAATGTCGCTAAGGTCGGGAGTTCGAAATAGCTGGGAGTATTTTCCCTCGAAGTTTTTTTTGGTCTCATGAGCTTACGGCCTACTTCCGGGGGTTAGGACCATTTTCACCTACATGGGTTTCAGTCAGTCTTACCTGTGGTCAGCGTGGTGAGGACTGTTGACGGCCCGAGGTTTACGCTCGAGCAGCTAGGATGGATGGTTCCTCAGTGaccaaaaaaaagttaaaaaggtAATGAAACATATGCCATTAAGTAACATCACCACCTCCCAAGCAGGTGGCAGATGATTGGAGGTTAACTGCTAAAAAAACAATCCATACTCTCAATTCTCTCAAGAATCAAAAACAATGACACTCGTTACCTCACAGCCAAGTTCGCCGCATAAACAAGTATAATTTCAGGCTAACTAAATATGGgaaagaacacaaaagaaacataaaattcatacaaaacaaacaaggaatcctaaagaagaaaacagataGCCCAAACCAAAATTAAAGAGAGCAAAATTTACCGCTTGGAGAAGTTGCTGCCAGAGGTAACGGTGATCTTACTCTTCTCTCTGGTTACGGTGATGGAATCACCAAGTGCACCAGCCTTGCCTCCGACCTTGATCCTCTCCTGCAAAAATTTCTCCAGTGATGCAATGTCCATGATCTTATCCTCTACGGGCTTCCCGCAATCGATCGTGAACGTCGCTTCCTTCTTCTTCCCCTTGGCACCCGTTGCACTTCCTCGACTCATCTTCGATTATCCTCTGCATTCAACACCAaatgaaatcaaaataaatacagAAATAGAATTAATCGCGcaatacatatacacacaacacaacaaaatgaTTTACTGTTAATTGCAGCAAAGATCGAAGAGGCTGAGAGTTTCAGGTTGGTACGTGCGGCTCCCTGAGACGAGGACGAGTGCTGGTCGCTAGGGTTTAGTTTATAGTTGGCGACATGTGAATATCCATATACCACCTCTAGAAATTAGAAAAAGCCATTCCTGTCCTCATTGGGATTAATACATAAATTTGAAGGGCAATTAGCAATAGATCCATAATTAAGAAGAAtatttgttccaataaggaccgtccaaaaaaatatttaggaataaggatacaaaattttaaattccCTACATGTCCATCT
Proteins encoded in this window:
- the LOC119999635 gene encoding 60S ribosomal protein L22-3-like, giving the protein MSRGSATGAKGKKKEATFTIDCGKPVEDKIMDIASLEKFLQERIKVGGKAGALGDSITVTREKSKITVTSGSNFSKRYLKYLTKKYLKKHNVRDWLRVIASNKDRNVYELRYFNIAENEAEEED